In the Prochlorococcus sp. MIT 1307 genome, one interval contains:
- a CDS encoding GTP-binding protein, producing the protein MNGTQKVPVTILTGFLGSGKTTLLNKILSEEHGKRIAVIENEYGEVGIDQGLVINADEEVFEMSNGCICCTVRGDLIRVLGNLMKRRDKFDYVLVETTGLADPGPVAQTFFMDDEIRSEFSLDGIVTLVDAAHIDQQLGRSDESSEQVAFADVLVLNKTDLVSDESLDTLEARLRDMNRMARVVRSKQADVSVETVLNLGAFDLDQVLERRPSFLEPEYPFEWTGVFLLEPGRYEVSLEEGPDPMMSLVVVADQGTDEESLNEGAESCVRLYAESAELLHPGDKIPLNKHVNLQLQSEGRKSFSLEVEKSGHLGLFTQHTAEEFDIKVRRMDTSVSESGSNQQNDLLIPPIAERTWVAQHEHDDEVGSIAIERNGNVDPEKLNTWLSRLLSEKGVDIFRMKGFISFADEPRRIVFQGVHMLFTSQPDREWGNEPRRNQLVFIGRNLDEEALQSGFDKCLT; encoded by the coding sequence ATGAACGGTACTCAAAAAGTACCTGTAACTATCCTTACGGGATTTCTTGGTTCTGGAAAGACGACTCTTCTTAACAAGATTCTGAGTGAAGAACACGGTAAACGAATCGCCGTCATCGAAAATGAATATGGTGAAGTTGGAATTGATCAGGGACTGGTGATCAATGCTGACGAAGAGGTTTTTGAGATGTCCAACGGATGCATCTGCTGCACCGTTCGAGGCGATCTAATTCGCGTACTTGGGAACCTCATGAAGAGACGCGATAAGTTCGATTATGTATTGGTTGAGACCACGGGGCTTGCCGACCCCGGTCCTGTTGCTCAAACATTCTTCATGGACGATGAAATTCGTTCAGAATTTTCACTCGATGGGATCGTTACGCTTGTTGATGCAGCTCATATTGATCAGCAATTGGGACGCAGTGATGAGAGTTCCGAGCAGGTTGCATTTGCCGACGTACTGGTTCTGAACAAAACTGATCTCGTTTCTGATGAGTCACTCGATACTCTTGAAGCACGACTACGTGACATGAACCGTATGGCGCGTGTCGTACGTAGTAAGCAAGCGGATGTCTCTGTTGAAACTGTTCTAAACCTCGGTGCTTTTGACCTTGACCAGGTTTTGGAGCGGCGCCCCAGCTTCCTAGAACCAGAGTATCCATTCGAGTGGACGGGTGTTTTTCTACTTGAGCCTGGTCGTTACGAAGTTAGTCTCGAAGAGGGGCCTGACCCGATGATGTCTCTCGTCGTTGTAGCTGACCAAGGTACAGACGAAGAATCTCTCAATGAAGGTGCAGAATCATGTGTGCGACTTTACGCTGAATCTGCTGAACTCCTACATCCAGGTGACAAAATCCCACTGAATAAGCATGTGAACCTTCAGCTGCAGTCCGAGGGGCGCAAGTCGTTTTCGCTTGAAGTTGAAAAATCTGGACATCTTGGTTTATTCACTCAGCACACGGCCGAGGAATTCGATATCAAAGTAAGAAGAATGGATACTTCAGTTTCTGAGTCAGGAAGTAATCAACAGAATGATCTTTTAATTCCTCCTATAGCAGAGCGAACTTGGGTAGCACAACACGAACACGATGATGAAGTGGGTTCAATTGCTATTGAGCGGAATGGCAATGTCGATCCTGAAAAGCTCAACACTTGGCTGAGCCGACTTCTCTCAGAGAAAGGTGTGGACATCTTTCGCATGAAGGGTTTCATCAGCTTTGCCGACGAGCCGCGGAGAATAGTTTTTCAAGGTGTACATATGCTCTTTACCTCACAGCCTGATAGGGAGTGGGGTAATGAACCTCGCCGAAATCAACTCGTGTTTATCGGTCGGAACCTTGATGAAGAGGCCTTGCAAAGTGGGTTCGACAAATGCCTGACATAA